One Penaeus monodon isolate SGIC_2016 chromosome 34, NSTDA_Pmon_1, whole genome shotgun sequence DNA segment encodes these proteins:
- the LOC119594710 gene encoding cell cycle checkpoint protein RAD17-like, producing MASKGNRSKGSSWLTPTLDDFGLASSTLSERKPRKRPREAEIFSQCGKKVQQGGTALWVELYAPTTRDDLAVHKKKVQEVENWLVESMAGMKGRRFLLLTGPAGCGKTATIKILAREAGLTAQEWINPTSTSYKPAFMDQENTWIPGDTVVAGSQTSQFRDFLIRTSKYRSVCATGKAGNIILIEDFPNAFLRDPSEFHTMLRQYKGSSPVVFIMTDSTNQQSSAKHVFPINLQQDLFVINIQFNPIASSLLVKALSRIASMESVCSGQPVPPKEALQTLADASGGDVRSAVNALQFAAKKDVYQIQDLFAGGSDRGKSKASVKTQRKAKGSKTSSSKASVTDSENLIAVGGKDASLFLFRALGKVLYCKRNQEGAIDPLPKHLKSEERLPLQENPESIYDKTSMGATSFSLFLHQNCLAFYSSIDNLGKALQHLTDSDILSAEWTGKNILEDYAASVTVRGLMHSNHAEQMGSRWRPLTRPVWYSVAKKSQEHMSVLRAEHRMASFTSEELTTVVVPLQAKIFSATRRGQFSLTREIGSFSNIQMKNSSGDQLDEHDANSSVVEEEEPDRAGGTVNDDTENKDGEVDLLESQEASDPDEDFRIDEFED from the exons ATGGCAAGTAAAGGCAACAGATCAAAG GGTTCATCATGGTTAACCCCAACGCTAGACGACTTTGGATTGGCATCCTCGACCCTGAGTGAGAGGAAACCGAGGAAGCGGCCCAGGGAAGCCGAGATCTTTAGTCAGTGTGGGAAGAAAGTACAACAG GGAGGAACCGCTCTCTGGGTGGAATTGTACGCACCGACGACTCGAGATGATTTGGCCGTCCACAAAAAGAAAGTCCAAGAGGTGGAGAACTGGCTGGTGGAGAGCATGGCTGGTATGAAG GGTCGCAGATTTCTCCTCTTGACTGGTCCCGCAGGCTGCGGAAAAACCGCCACAATAAAGATATTAGCAAGAGAGGCCGGGCTCACAGCACAGGAATGGATCAACCCAACTTCAACGAGTTACAAGCCTGCTTTCATGGATCAAG AAAATACTTGGATCCCCGGGGACACTGTTGTAGCTGGTAGTCAGACGTCTCAGTTCAGGGATTTCCTGATCCGGACGAGCAAATATAGGAGCGTGTGCGCGACAGGAAAGGCGGGAAATATCATCCTGATTGAAGACTTCCCAAATGCATTTCTCCGAGATCCTTCCGAGTTTCACACGATGCTAAG ACAGTATAAAGGCAGCAGCCCTGTCGTATTCATCATGACAGACTCCACCAATCAGCAAAGCAGCGCCAAGCATGTATTCCCCATAAACCTTCAGCAGGACCTCTTTGTTATAAACATTCA ATTCAATCCCATTGCAAGTAGTTTGCTGGTGAAAGCCTTGAGTCGAATTGCAAGTATGGAGAGTGTCTGCTCCGGACAGCCCGTCCCCCCTAAAGAAGCCCTTCAGACTTTGGCCGATGCGTCCGGAGGAGATGTGAGAAGTGCAGTGAATGCCCTCCAGTTTGCTGCGAAGAAAG ATGTTTACCAAATTCAAGACTTGTTTGCTGGAGGGTCTGACAGGGGAAAATCAAAAGCTTCTGTTAAGACACAAAGAAAGGCAAAGGGGAGCAAAACCTCATCATCAAAAGCAAGCGTTACCGACTCTGAAAATCTCATAGCCGTAGGGGGAAAAGAtgcttcactttttctcttcagAGCCTTAGGAAAAGTTCTGTATTGTAAAC GTAACCAAGAGGGTGCAATAGACCCTCTACCTAAGCACCTGAAGTCAGAGGAAAGGTTGCCATTGCAAGAAAACCCAGAGAGTATTTACGACAAAACTTCAATGGGAGCAACGAGTTTTAGTCTCTTCCTGCACCAGAATTGTTTGGCCTTCTATTCCAGCATAGATAACTTAGGGAAAGCACTGCAACATCTAACAGATTCAGATATTCTGTCTGCAGAGTGGACA GGGAAAAACATTCTGGAAGATTATGCTGCATCTGTGACTGTACGAGGTTTGATGCATTCAAACCATGCAGAACAGATGGGCAGTAGATGGAGGCCGTTGACAAGACCAGTGTGGTACAGTGTAGCAAAGAAAAGCCAAGAGCATATGTCAGTGTTAAGAGCTGAACACCGAATGGCCTCGTTCACTTCTGAGGAGCTTACAACTGTGGTTGTCCCATTGCAAGCAAAGATCTTTTCAGCCACCAGAAGAG GGCAGTTCTCCTTGACGAGAGAAATTGGCTCCTTTTCAAATATCCAGATGAAAAATTCTTCAGGTGATCAGTTAGATGAGCATGATGCTAATTCATCGGTCGTAGAAGAGGAGGAACCAGATCGAGCAGGAGGAACAGTGAATGACGATACAGAGAATAAAGACGGCGAAGTCGATCTGTTGGAAAGCCAAGAGGCCAGTGATCCCGACGAAGACTTCAGAATTGACGAATTTGAGGATTGA